Proteins co-encoded in one Pseudochaenichthys georgianus chromosome 22, fPseGeo1.2, whole genome shotgun sequence genomic window:
- the LOC117467913 gene encoding uncharacterized protein: MGSGTSRGKKVAPACVGEVKGTKSTSGETSPKQESRPFKPLTIQSILRNARNRAQRECHSEGHDSDFSREEDDIDGEMDTVIGDYVEREKTSVKKTPPKKIGLRSKTYGLCPFSQEDENDFSSEEPRGSHGGSGDVNKRSSDASTQPACPSQHSSSQGFLTRGALLEAVPTSEKQSTFGSSSLTMPAIMYDGSEEELMNTIEKEFN; the protein is encoded by the exons ATGGGCAGCGGTACAAGCCGTGGGAAGAAAGTTGCACCTGCGTGTGTCGGCGAAGTGAAGGGTACAAAATCAACCTCCGGTGAAACTTCACCAAAACAGGAAAGCCGGCCTTTTAAGCCTCTTACAATTCAATCAATTTTGCGCAACGCGCGCAACCGTGCCCAACGGGAGTGCCACAGCGAGGGGCACGACTCTGACTTTTCTCGGGAGGAAGATGACATTGACGGGGAGATGGACACTGTTATTGGGGATTACGTGGAGCGAGAGAAAACTTCCGTGAAGAAAACTCCTCCCAAGAAGATAGGACTCAGATCTAAAACATACGGACTGTGTCCCTTCAGCCAAGAGGATGAAAATGACTTCAGCTCCGAGGAGCCACGTGGCTCACACGGTGGATCCGGAGATGTAAACAAGAGGAGCAGTGATGCTTCCACACAACCTGCGTGCCCCAGTCAGCACAGT TCCTCACAGGGTTTTTTGACAAGAGGGGCTTTGTTGGAAGCTGTTCCCACATCAGAAAAACAATC GACGTTTGGCAGCTCCTCCCTCACCATGCCAGCCATCATGTACGATGGATCAGAAGAGGAGCTGATGAACACTATTGAGAAAGAGTTTAATTGA
- the LOC117467911 gene encoding kelch domain-containing protein 1 — translation MASASSPSSELVAREKSGHTAVVEGNLLYVWGGYMSIADDEVFLPSDEIWVYDLERGVWEVFHMSGEVPPSMSGTCGCLLNGHLYIFGGCDNNGQTNQIYCVDLTDGKYTWKKINCDIASAPSHRDKLSCWVYKGKIIYFGGYGHKLLSNVDRTNRSFIIDKASWVEEVFWGWNNEVHMFDPMQASWSQPQTHGRTPDPRAAHASATIGKRGYICGGRVMETRTSDIHCLDLESWTWSEITPGSSIPVGRSWHSLTAVSDSSMFLFGGLSADCKPMSDGWLLDVETKIWREVEHPFKNKPRLWHTACPSKDSDVIVFGGSCDYILLIDNSHCNDALVFQTQPYPLFRICEDYIAKNVRNNETLRNQLSLLPPKLLTAVQRRMSYYRPSKRLKY, via the exons ATGGCCTCCGCATCGAGCCCCAGCTCGGAGCTGGTGGCCCGGGAGAAGAGCGGACACACGGCTGTGGTCGAGGGGAACCTGCTGTATGTGTGGGGAGGGTACATG TCCATTGCTGATGATGAAGTTTTCCTGCCTAGTGATGAAATCTGGGTGTACGACTTAGAACGGGGTGTATG GGAAGTGTTTCACATGTCAGGGGAAGTCCCTCCCTCTATGTCTGGAACCTGTGGCTGCTTACTAAATGGACACTTGTACATATTTGGAGGTTGTGATAACAATGGACAGACCAATCAG ATATATTGTGTCGACCTGACAGACGGCAAATACACGTGGAAGAAGATCAATTGTGACATTGCTTCTGCCCCGTCACATCGAGACAAACTGTCTTGCTGGGTTTACAAGGGAAA GATTATCTACTTTGGAGGATATGGTCACAAACTACTGTCTAATGTTGATAGAACAAACAGAAGCTTTATTATAGATAAAGCATCATGG GTTGAAGAAGTCTTCTGGGGATGGAACAATGAGGTTCATATGTTTGACCCCATGCAAGCCAGTTGGAGTCAACCACAAACCCAT GGCCGTACTCCAGATCCCAGGGCCGCCCACGCCAGTGCCACAATCGGAAAAAGAGGATACATCTGTGGAGGCAGAGTCATG GAAACCAGAACGAGTGACATTCACTGCCTGGACCTTGAATCATGGACGTGGTCAGAAAT aaCGCCAGGCTCCTCCATTCCAGTGGGCAGATCGTGGCATTCGCTCACAGCAGTTTCAGACAGCAGCATGTTCCTGTTTGGAGGTCTCAGTGCAGACTGCAAACCAATGA GTGATGGATGGTTGCTTGATGTTGAAACAAAGATATGGAGAGAAGTCGAGCATCCCTTCAAGAATAAGCCACG GTTATGGCACACAGCATGTCCAAGCAAAGACTCTGATGTGATCGTATTTGGTGGAAGTTGTGACTACATCCTCCTAATTGACAAT AGTCACTGCAATGACGCCCTTGTCTTCCAAACACAGCCATATCCTCTATTCAG GATTTGTGAGGATTACATTGCAAAGAATGTGAGGAACAATGAGACACTCAGAAACCAGCTTTCTCTCCTACCTCCAAAACTACTGACGGCCGTACAGAGGAGAATGTCTTACTACAGGCCTTCAAAGAGGCTGAAGTATTAG
- the pole2 gene encoding DNA polymerase epsilon subunit 2, translating into MDVARKIKIKVSAGFKMRGLILRPEASKYLLEVLESVNATELDDIIEKVLDAVEKQPLSSNMIELSVVESAVQDCTQSCDENIDNVFNIIGAFDVPRYIYSSERKKFVPISMTSHTASSLCGLARDKAEFFRERYTILQQRIHRHQLFTPPAIGAAVEEGQNKFQLKTIEALLGSTAKLGEVIVLGMITQLKEGKFYLEDLSGTVQLDMSKAQFHNGLYTESCFVLAEGWYEDSVFHVNGFGFPPTESSSGTRAYYGNLNFFGGPSTTSVKASAKLKQLEAENEDAMFIIVSDVWLDSVEVMEKLNVMFSGYATMPPTCFIFCGNFSSAPYGKTQIKSLKESLKTLADAICSYPSIHSSCRFVFVPGPEDPGPGTILPRPPLADHITEDFRERVPFSVFTTNPCRIQYCTQEIVIIREDLVNKMCRNCVRLPNNNLDIPNHFVKTILSQGHLTPLPLYVSPVFWAYDYSLRVYPIPDVIIFADKYDPFSIKNTDCLCVNPGSFPKSGFTFKVYYPASRTIEDSKLQGL; encoded by the exons ATGGATGTTGCTCGCAAAATTAAGATAAAAGTGTCTGCTGGATTCAAAATGCGGGGACTTATACTTCGACC GGAAGCCAGCAAATACCTACTGGAGGTCCTGGAGTCTGTCAATGCCACTGAGCTGGATGACATTATTGAAAAGGTCCTGGATGCAGTGGAAAAGCAACCAT TGTCCTCTAACATGATAGAGCTGTCTGTGGTGGAGAGTGCTGTTCAGGATTGCACTCAGTCTTGTGATGAAAACAT AGATAATGTTTTCAACATCATTGGAGCCTTTGATGTGCCCAGATACATTTACAGTTCGGAGCGGAAGAAATTTGTACC CATCAGTATGACAAGCCATACAGCATCCAGTCTGTGTGGTTTGGCCAGAGACAAAGCTGAGTTCTTCAGGGAGCGCTACACCATCTTGCAACAG CGTATACATCGGCACCAGCTCTTCACCCCTCCTGCAATAGGAGCTGCTGTTGAAGAGGGTCAAAACAAGTTTCAG CTCAAGACAATTGAAGCACTGCTTGGCAGCACAGCTAAACTGGGAGAAGTGATCGTACTGGGGATGATCACACAACTAAAAGAG GGTAAATTTTACCTGGAGGACCTAAGTGGAACAGTACAACTGGACATGTCCAAAGCA CAGTTTCATAATGGCCTGTACACAGAATCCTGCTTTGTGCTGGCAGAGG GTTGGTACGAGGACTCGGTTTTCCACGTCAATGGCTTTGGGTTTCCACCAACAGAGTCGTCATCAGGCACAAG AGCATACTACGGCAATCTCAACTTCTTTGGCGGTCCATCCACCACCTCAGTGAAGGCCTCAGCCAAGCTGAAGCAGCTGGAGGCAGAGAATGAAGACGCCATGTTTATCATTGTCTCTGATGTGTGGCTCGACAGCGTTGAAGTGATGGAGAAGCTCAATGTCATGTTCTCAG GCTATGCTACGATGCCTCCTACCTGTTTCATTTTTTGTGGAAACTTCTCGTCTGCCCCATATGGAAAAACACAGATCAAATCTCTCAAAG agtcaTTGAAGACGCTTGCTGATGCTATATGTTCATACCCCAGCATTCACAGCAG TTGTCGCTTTGTGTTTGTTCCTGGCCCAGAAGACCCCGGTCCTGGCACCATCCTGCCACG GCCTCCCTTGGCAGATCACATCACGGAGGATTTCAGAGAGAGGGTGCCATTTTCAGTGTTCACTACTAACCCATGCAG GATCCAGTACTGCACCCAGGAGATCGTCATTATCAGGGAAGACCTGGTCAACAAGATGTGCAGGAACTGTGTCCGGTTGCCCAATAACAATCTGGACATTCCAAACCAT TTTGTTAAGACCATCCTATCCCAGGGTCACTTGACTCCACTGCCTCTGTATGTCAGTCCCGTATTCTGGGCGTACGACTACTCCCTGCGGGTATACCCAATCCCTGATGTCATCATCTTCGCAGACAAATACGACCCATTCAGCATCAAAaacacagactgcctgtgtgtCAACCCG GGTTCGTTCCCAAAAAGTGGCTTCACATTTAAGGTGTACTACCCAGCCAGCAGAACTATTGAGGACAG CAAACTTCAAGGACTCTAA
- the klhdc2 gene encoding kelch domain-containing protein 2, translated as MLVMTSNTWRTSFEFARKTNILQYKETVQTDMAERVAEMEEDIGDQPAGEDDNDSDRDEEERLFAWMVNDDMDQDEEDEEEEEEEAEEEEEEPLDTEVSETFEVDTPAERSGHIAVVDRNIMYVWGGYKNAQNHGFFDLYLPKNEIWTYNMESGVWTKHAAGGNLQTSRSGSCGVCVDGVLYLFGGHHARGNTNRIYCLPLRAPVLVWEEMRDLKGPPPSCKDKLGCWVQKNRLIFFGGYGYVPQGTQQGTFEYDESSSLVWNIPGRGWNNHIHILDLETSTWSQPKTRGNAPSPRAAHACATVGNRGYVFGGRYKNYRLNDLYYIDLDTWEWHEMSVPQPGPVGRSWHSFTPVSPDHIFLFGGFTTERETLSDAWLYYVSKNEWKPFKHSYTESPRLWHTACSGPDGEVFVFGGCANNLLSHHRAAHSNELLVLNVQPKSLVRFCMEAILQHRERLSNYWDCLPKHLLNSLKQRMSRVDTLESPRL; from the exons ATGCTTGTGATGACCTCAAATACATGGCGTACCTCTTTTGAATTTGCAAGAAAAACAAACATCTTACAATACAAG GAGACAGTACAGACTGACATGGCAGAGAGAGTGGCAGAGATGGAGGAAGACATTGGAGACCAGCCAGCTGGAGAGGATGACAATGACTCAGACAGAGATGAAGAAGAGAGACTGTTTGCTTGGATGGTAAACGATGATATGGATCAGGAcgaagaggatgaggaggaagaggaggaggaggcggaggaggaggaggaggagccttTGGACACTGAAGTATCTGAAACGTTTGAGGTGGATACACCAGCTGAGCGCAGTGGTCATATAGCAGTGGTTGACAGAAACATCATGTATGTTTGGGGTGGATACAAG AATGCTCAAAACCATGGATTCTTTGACTTGTATCTGCCGAAAAACGAGATCTGGACATACAACATGGAGTCAGGAGTATG GACAAAGCATGCAGCCGGAGGTAATCTGCAAACGTCCAGGTCGGGCAGCTGTGGGGTGTGTGTTGATGGAGTCCTCTACTTATTTGGAGGTCATCACGCCAGAGGGAACACTAACAGG ATATACTGCCTGCCCCTGAGAGCCCCCGTGCTTGTTTGGGAGGAAATGAGGGATCTTAAAGGACCCCCTCCATCCTGCAAAGACAAGCTAGGGTGCTGGGTTCAGAAAAACAG ACTCATATTCTTTGGGGGCTACGGCTACGTTCCGCAAGGAACACAGCAAGGGACTTTTGAGTATGATGAATCATCTTCACTCGTG TGGAACATCCCTGGAAGAGGCTGGAACAACCACATCCACATCCTGGACCTTGAGACGTCAACATGGAGCCAGCCCAAAACCAGG GGAAACGCCCCATCACCCAGAGCGGCTCATGCTTGTGCCACAGTTGGTAACCGAGGCTACGTGTTCGGGGGACGATACAAG AACTACAGACTAAATGACCTGTACTACATTGACCTGGACACATGGGAGTGGCATGAAAT GAGCGTTCCTCAGCCTGGTCCTGTGGGCCGGTCCTGGCACTCCTTCACCCCGGTGTCACCAGACCACATCTTCTTATTTGGAGGTTTcaccacagagagagagactctgA GTGATGCTTGGCTGTACTATGTAAGCAAAAATGAATGGAAGCCTTTCAAACACAGTTACACAGAGAGTCCGAG GCTGTGGCACACAGCATGCTccggtcctgatggagaggtgTTTGTGTTTGGAGGGTGTGCCAACAACCTTTTGTCTCATCACAGAGCA GCTCACAGCAACGAGTTACTGGTTCTGAACGTTCAGCCAAAATCACTAGTTCG GTTCTGTATGGAGGCCATTCTGCAGCATAGGGAGCGATTGTCTAATTACTGGGACTGCTTGCCTAAACACCTCCTGAACAGCCTCAAACAGAGGATGTCACGCGTCGACACACTGGAATCTCCTAGGCTATGA